In one window of Musa acuminata AAA Group cultivar baxijiao chromosome BXJ3-2, Cavendish_Baxijiao_AAA, whole genome shotgun sequence DNA:
- the LOC135631065 gene encoding large ribosomal subunit protein eL30-like, with the protein MAPVKKAKKSTESINNRLALVMKSGKYTLGYKTVLRSLRSSKAKLVMIANNCPPLRKSEIEYYAMLAKVGVHHFSGSNVDLGTACGKYFRVCCLSIIDPGDSDIIKSMPGEQ; encoded by the exons ATGGCGCCTGTCAAGAAGGCG AAGAAGAGCACTGAGAGCATCAACAACAGGCTCGCGCTCGTGATGAAGAGCGGGAAGTACACACTCGGCTACAAGACTGTCCTCAGGTCCCTTCGGAGCTCTAAAG CAAAGTTGGTTATGATTGCAAATAACTGCCCTCCACTTCGCAAGTCTGAAATTGAGTATTATGCAATGTTGGCGAAGGTTGGAGTACATCATTTTAGTGGAA GTAATGTTGATCTTGGAACTGCATGTGGCAAATATTTCCGTGTTTGCTGTCTCAGCATTATCGATCCTG GTGACTCGGACATCATCAAGAGCATGCCCGGGGAACAGTGA